In Nitratiruptor sp. YY09-18, a single window of DNA contains:
- the surE gene encoding 5'/3'-nucleotidase SurE codes for MKRILITNDDGFESPGLHALKDALQELGEVLVVVPASEKSACGHSLTLTQPLRFIQLDDNFYKLEDGTPTDCVYLALNALYPEDVRPDLVVSGINRGANLGEDITYSGTVAGAMEAALYGIPSFAISQVCNANCEETEMDIGYENAQKVAYDIAKKILEKGFPLHERRLLNINIPAVKEIKGYKITKAGYRIYANQAHLHRNPRGLEYWWLGLHPLEWKPSQKRDCDFEAIANGYVSITPIQADLTAYDEIEHLRKWYEI; via the coding sequence ATGAAACGTATACTCATAACAAATGATGATGGATTTGAATCTCCTGGTCTTCATGCCCTTAAAGATGCGCTCCAAGAACTCGGTGAGGTGCTCGTAGTCGTTCCAGCAAGTGAAAAGAGTGCCTGTGGGCACAGCCTCACACTCACCCAGCCCTTACGATTTATACAACTAGATGACAATTTTTACAAACTCGAAGATGGCACGCCAACCGATTGCGTCTATCTCGCTCTCAATGCCCTCTATCCAGAAGATGTCAGACCAGATCTTGTGGTGAGTGGAATCAACCGTGGGGCAAACCTTGGTGAAGATATAACATACTCAGGAACAGTTGCTGGTGCCATGGAGGCTGCACTCTATGGGATTCCATCATTTGCGATTAGTCAGGTATGCAATGCAAACTGTGAAGAGACAGAGATGGATATAGGGTATGAAAATGCGCAAAAAGTAGCTTACGATATAGCTAAAAAGATTTTAGAAAAAGGCTTTCCACTCCATGAACGCAGACTCCTCAATATCAACATCCCAGCAGTCAAAGAGATAAAGGGATATAAAATTACAAAAGCAGGATACCGCATATATGCCAATCAAGCGCATCTCCATAGAAATCCCAGGGGATTAGAGTATTGGTGGCTAGGACTCCATCCACTCGAGTGGAAACCAAGCCAAAAGAGAGACTGCGATTTTGAAGCGATTGCCAACGGCTACGTCTCGATCACTCCTATCCAAGCAGATCTTACTGCCTATGATGAGATAGAACATCTAAGGAAGTGGTATGAGATATGA
- a CDS encoding AEC family transporter, with translation MDSFQAVFFVYLFILIGFIAKKIFQDKSDEKTLVLLSVYIFQPFLTFWGLLQKPLDLDLALAPLIFFGFSFFIILLNIFLARLLFEDAKDRSIFIVSSVIGNTGNLGVPLGLALFGPASLPYTTIVNLANVFIVYSFGAYFYSRGSFDVKKSILNTVKLPILWFALLAIVLNLIHFHPSKFFNLFLEMGSYTAIVLQLLIFGFYLAKVSLKIVEPKLILAVTFMKFVTLPLLAFFVLQFIEIEALAKKVIFMEIMMPLAVANVNLAALYRCKELIVTALIFITTALFIPLLPLYIKIIERLG, from the coding sequence ATGGATAGCTTTCAAGCCGTCTTTTTTGTCTATCTCTTTATTCTCATAGGCTTCATTGCAAAAAAGATATTTCAAGACAAAAGTGATGAGAAGACTTTGGTGCTCCTCTCAGTCTATATTTTCCAGCCATTTCTTACATTTTGGGGGCTTTTGCAAAAGCCTCTCGATCTTGATCTAGCCTTGGCACCTCTTATATTTTTTGGATTCTCATTTTTCATAATTCTTCTCAATATTTTTCTAGCTAGGCTCCTCTTTGAGGATGCAAAAGATCGCTCTATTTTTATTGTCTCATCAGTAATAGGAAATACCGGCAATCTCGGAGTTCCACTCGGTCTAGCACTCTTTGGTCCTGCAAGTCTGCCTTACACTACTATAGTCAATCTCGCTAATGTCTTTATCGTCTATAGTTTTGGGGCATATTTCTATTCACGGGGAAGTTTTGATGTGAAAAAATCTATCCTCAATACTGTAAAACTTCCGATTTTATGGTTTGCACTTTTAGCAATTGTGCTCAATCTCATACATTTTCACCCATCTAAATTTTTCAATCTCTTTTTAGAAATGGGCTCTTATACTGCCATTGTGCTCCAGCTTCTCATTTTTGGCTTCTATCTAGCAAAGGTGAGTCTTAAAATCGTTGAGCCAAAACTTATCTTGGCAGTGACATTTATGAAATTTGTTACACTTCCGTTGCTAGCGTTTTTTGTGTTGCAATTTATTGAGATCGAAGCGCTAGCAAAAAAGGTAATATTTATGGAGATCATGATGCCGTTAGCTGTGGCAAATGTCAATCTTGCAGCACTCTATAGGTGTAAAGAGCTCATAGTTACAGCACTTATATTTATAACGACCGCACTCTTTATACCACTTTTACCACTCTATATAAAAATAATTGAGAGGTTAGGATGA
- the lpxB gene encoding lipid-A-disaccharide synthase: MKKILISAFEKSANLHLSYLLPHIAYEPIGIFDTNLGTPLVDMQNFAVMGFVDVLKKIPFFIDLKKRMVDLATQADRVLLIDASGFNLPLAKAIKERYPNKEIIYYILPQAWAWRRGRIKKIERYVDKALSILPFEKEYYSPHYNIKYVGHPLLDEIKQFKTSPTKTDKIVFMPGSRKQEIISLMPIFRKVRKRIDKEAILVAPKNMDLSIYGDISGFTLSHNPHQALYEAEFGFICSGTATLEAALIGTPLALCYIAKPLDYAIAKSFAKIDKVGLANIMLEDVHPEFLQEEVNERNLLQAYKNAEPEAFLQKSFELRKYLGHGSAKNAAKEING, encoded by the coding sequence ATGAAAAAGATACTCATCAGCGCATTTGAAAAATCCGCAAACCTTCATCTTAGCTATCTCTTGCCTCATATAGCGTATGAGCCAATAGGAATATTTGATACAAATTTAGGAACCCCTTTGGTTGACATGCAAAACTTTGCTGTGATGGGTTTTGTGGATGTTCTCAAAAAGATACCATTTTTTATCGATCTCAAAAAGCGGATGGTTGATCTTGCCACTCAAGCAGACAGAGTCCTTCTCATAGATGCAAGCGGATTTAATCTGCCTCTCGCAAAAGCGATAAAAGAACGCTATCCCAATAAAGAAATTATTTATTATATTTTACCCCAAGCATGGGCGTGGAGAAGAGGACGTATCAAAAAGATTGAACGCTATGTAGATAAAGCGCTCTCAATTTTGCCTTTTGAAAAGGAGTACTACTCACCTCATTACAATATCAAATATGTAGGACACCCCCTTCTTGATGAGATTAAACAGTTTAAAACCTCTCCTACAAAAACTGACAAAATTGTCTTCATGCCTGGGAGCAGAAAGCAAGAGATCATCTCACTCATGCCAATTTTTCGCAAGGTACGTAAAAGAATCGATAAAGAAGCCATCTTGGTTGCTCCAAAAAACATGGATCTTTCAATCTATGGTGATATTAGTGGTTTTACACTCTCCCACAATCCTCATCAAGCGCTCTATGAAGCTGAATTCGGCTTTATATGCAGTGGGACAGCCACCCTTGAAGCTGCGCTTATTGGCACACCTTTGGCGCTGTGCTATATCGCTAAACCGCTAGACTATGCAATTGCTAAGAGTTTTGCAAAGATAGATAAAGTGGGACTAGCAAATATAATGCTAGAAGATGTGCATCCAGAGTTTTTGCAAGAGGAAGTGAATGAGCGTAATCTCTTGCAAGCTTACAAAAATGCTGAACCAGAGGCCTTCTTGCAAAAGTCTTTTGAGTTGCGCAAGTATCTTGGGCATGGCAGTGCGAAAAATGCAGCCAAGGAGATAAATGGATAG
- a CDS encoding tRNA threonylcarbamoyladenosine dehydratase: MRYDRCKKLFGDSFAKLQNAKVLILGVGGVGSFALDCLYRSGVKDITIVDFDRYEESNQNRQIGSENIGEIKVDILAKLYPGIKKIHTRIDNEWVENFDFEEYDVVLDCIDDVQAKVAVAKKCAHKLIASMGSARRVDPTHIQSTSIWKTYGDPFAKKIRYELKRNGFDKDFLAIFSPEQPKSQDKGSFVGVTGSFGLAICAKAIEWIVDEKRCSNSNTPLQRREGNQRDTTKSQSQKTK; this comes from the coding sequence ATGAGATATGATCGGTGCAAAAAGCTCTTTGGAGATAGTTTTGCAAAGCTGCAAAATGCAAAAGTCTTAATATTGGGAGTTGGAGGAGTTGGAAGCTTTGCGCTTGACTGTCTCTATCGCAGTGGTGTCAAAGATATCACAATAGTTGACTTTGATCGCTATGAAGAGAGCAATCAAAACAGGCAAATTGGAAGTGAAAATATTGGTGAAATCAAGGTAGATATTTTAGCTAAGCTCTATCCAGGTATAAAAAAAATTCATACTAGAATCGATAATGAATGGGTAGAAAATTTTGACTTTGAAGAGTATGATGTAGTTTTAGACTGTATCGATGATGTACAAGCAAAAGTGGCAGTAGCCAAAAAGTGCGCTCATAAACTCATAGCATCTATGGGAAGCGCACGAAGAGTTGATCCAACTCACATCCAATCAACCTCTATATGGAAAACTTATGGTGACCCTTTTGCAAAAAAGATACGCTATGAACTTAAACGAAACGGATTTGATAAAGATTTTTTGGCAATTTTTTCACCAGAGCAGCCAAAATCCCAAGACAAAGGGAGCTTTGTAGGAGTTACTGGAAGCTTTGGACTTGCAATATGTGCAAAAGCAATAGAATGGATAGTAGATGAAAAGAGATGTAGCAATAGTAATACCCCTTTACAACGAAGAGAAGGTAATCAAAGAGACACTACAAAATCTCAAAGCCAAAAGACCAAATGA
- the greA gene encoding transcription elongation factor GreA, translating into MEKREPMTVHGFNKIQKEFEDLKAERPRVVEEIERAKEHGDLRENAEYHAAKERLAFIDARLAELSDLLARAQVIDPSTLPHDKVGFGSTVKLLDLEEDEEIEYTIVGSTESNPEHGLISYNTPLARQLLGKEEGDEITVKLPKGEIDFEVLEVYYKPIVFKDEN; encoded by the coding sequence ATGGAAAAAAGAGAACCGATGACTGTGCATGGCTTTAACAAAATCCAAAAAGAGTTTGAGGATCTCAAAGCTGAGCGACCAAGAGTTGTAGAGGAGATCGAAAGGGCAAAAGAGCATGGAGATTTGCGAGAAAATGCAGAGTACCATGCAGCTAAAGAGCGTCTTGCCTTTATTGATGCCCGCCTTGCTGAGCTCTCTGATCTTTTGGCTCGCGCTCAAGTAATCGATCCAAGTACTCTTCCTCATGACAAAGTTGGCTTTGGCTCTACTGTAAAACTTTTGGATCTAGAAGAGGATGAGGAGATAGAATATACAATTGTTGGTTCGACTGAGAGTAATCCAGAGCATGGACTTATCTCCTATAATACTCCACTGGCTCGTCAACTGCTAGGCAAAGAGGAGGGTGATGAGATAACTGTCAAGCTTCCAAAAGGTGAGATCGATTTTGAGGTATTAGAGGTCTACTACAAACCAATAGTTTTTAAGGATGAGAATTGA
- the argC gene encoding N-acetyl-gamma-glutamyl-phosphate reductase, producing MKYRCAIVGATGYTGLELIKLLLSHDYFTLTALYGSEELPSIGEIYRGLEGVVDLPVHKADPKQIAKSCDFAFLALPHKSAMQIAKPLLEEDVKVVDLSADYRLQRENYEAFYTSHTDPEHLQSAVYGLPEINREKIQKASLIANPGCYPTATLLALIPFLPYIDNDYPLMIDAKSGVSGAGKKCTHNTHYVTINENIFAYNPIKHRHSIEIKEKLASIGDALYDINFVPHLLPLTRGMLVSIYAILQESIDPIEVLRDFYADEEFVRIKESPVDIKSVAGTHFCDIFATTHDKTLFISSAIDNLLRGASSQALANANLMMGIDEGHALPKIAYIP from the coding sequence TTGAAATATAGATGTGCCATAGTAGGAGCTACCGGATATACCGGCTTAGAGCTTATTAAACTTCTGCTTAGTCACGACTATTTTACTCTCACAGCTCTCTATGGCAGTGAAGAGCTTCCAAGTATAGGTGAAATATATAGAGGATTAGAGGGTGTTGTAGATCTACCAGTACATAAGGCAGATCCAAAGCAGATAGCTAAAAGCTGCGATTTTGCATTTTTGGCTCTTCCGCACAAAAGTGCTATGCAAATAGCAAAGCCGCTTTTGGAAGAGGACGTCAAAGTGGTAGACCTCTCAGCAGACTACCGTTTGCAAAGAGAGAACTATGAAGCTTTCTACACTTCGCATACCGATCCAGAGCATCTTCAGAGCGCAGTTTATGGCCTCCCTGAAATCAATAGAGAAAAGATCCAAAAAGCTTCTCTTATAGCAAATCCTGGCTGCTATCCAACCGCAACGCTCTTAGCACTTATACCGTTTTTGCCTTATATTGATAATGACTATCCTCTCATGATCGATGCAAAGAGTGGTGTCAGTGGAGCTGGCAAAAAGTGTACGCACAACACTCACTATGTAACTATCAACGAGAATATTTTTGCTTACAACCCCATTAAGCACCGCCATAGTATCGAAATAAAAGAGAAACTGGCGAGTATCGGAGATGCTCTTTATGATATAAACTTCGTGCCACATCTGCTTCCTCTCACAAGAGGAATGCTTGTCAGTATCTATGCAATACTCCAAGAAAGCATCGATCCCATTGAAGTTTTGCGTGATTTTTATGCAGATGAGGAGTTTGTAAGAATCAAAGAGAGCCCTGTGGATATTAAATCAGTTGCTGGTACTCACTTTTGTGATATTTTTGCTACTACTCATGATAAGACGCTCTTTATTAGCAGTGCAATAGACAACCTCTTGCGAGGAGCCAGTTCCCAAGCCTTAGCCAATGCCAACTTGATGATGGGGATAGATGAGGGACATGCCCTCCCAAAAATTGCCTATATCCCTTAA